From the genome of bacterium:
GGGGGCTGCCTGGGCGGCGGCGGGATGCACCGGCTGGCCGGACCGGCCGAGCTCCAGCGGCGGTATCAGGCGCTGGTGTACCTGGCCGGCGGCGCCCAGTGCGATTACCCGCACCAGAACAAGCAACTGCGGCGCTTCCACCCCGAGCTCTTCGAGCCGATTGGGTAGCGTCCCATCCCCCCTTGGGGGGAGGCTCGCCTACGGGCTGGGGAGGGGGGTTCCTATTCCCCCTCTCCCTTTCAGGGAGAGGGCCGGGGTGAGGGTCGAGGTTGGGAAAGTTTTTCCCTCTCCCCGTGGGAGCGGCGCGCCGGCGCGCCGACGGGCCGGGGGGAGGGCTGGGGTGAGGGGTGCATGTCGTAGGGGCCGACCTTCAGGTCGGCCCCTACGAGGTTAGTGCATAATCTTAATCGAACTCGTAGGGCGGGGATTCTATCCCCGCCGAGACAGCTAACGGCGGCCCGCAGAGGGGCCGCCCTACGCTGTAATTCTCTGGCTGGTGCGGCGGTTCAAGCGCCAACAGCCCTGACCTCGTTTTGATGGACGGCGGCCCGTAGAGGATTCGTCCTGCGGGGCCGCCCTGTATATCTTTGTCGCCGGGGAACCCCCGGCGGTTTGATGCTATAATTGGCGGACCGAAGGAGGTCTAGATGCGCGGAGCGGCCCTTTCCCTTCTGTTCGCCGCCGGATTGGCGGTCGCCGCCGAGCCCGTGACACTGGCCGTGACGGACTTCCAGCCTTTAGGCGTTTTCCCCGACCAGGCCCAGGCGGTGGCGGAGATTATCCGGACCGAGCTCGTGGGGCTCCCCGGTGTGCGGGTCATCGAGCGGTCGCAGCTGGCGCGGGTGATCGAGGAGTGGTCTCTCACTACGGCGGGGATGACGGCCGGCGAGGCCGCCGAGTTGGGCGCGTTGACCGGCGCCGATTACATCGCCGTGGGGTCTCTTTCCGCCTTGGGCGAGACGTACACCCTGGCGGTCCGCCTGGTGGACGTGAAATCATCCGAGGCGGTCCTGGGAGAGACGGTGACGGTGGGGACGACGGCCGAGCTCCCCTGGGCCTGCCGGGACCTGGCCAAGGCCCTGGCCGGGGCGATTGGCGCCGAGTCGGGCGCGGTGCAACCGACGGTCGCGGAACCTGTAGTGGAGCCGACGACGCGCCCGCCCGAGGTCGTCTCGCTCGACTTCTACCGCCACGGCGATTACTCCGCCCCCGCGGTGGGCTTCATTCAGGCCGAAACCGAGATGGTCGTGTGGGTTCTCAAGCTCGGGCGAGAGAAGGCCGGTCCCGAGGAGGTCCACGAGGTCACCGTGGTCTGGACCACCCCGGACGGTGAGGTGCGGTGGGAGGAGGTGCGTCCCGCCGTTTTCGACGAGGGGCGGAACTCCCTGCGCGTCATCGGGGGCAAGGGCTACACCGAAGCCGGCATCTGGCAGGCCGGTGAGTGGAGCGTGCAGGTGAAGCTCGACGGTGCCGAGGCCGCCTCGGGGGGCTTCACCGTGGAGTGACATTCCGATGACCGGTCCGGGGGGCCTCCCGTCCGCGTGTTATAATGCTGATTTGTGGCTGCGTCGTCGCGGAAACCGGCGACGGGAATGCTACTGGTGCTAGGAGGGGTCGTAAATGGCGGCGCTGATCGAATGGGTCCCCAACATCAGCGAGGGCCGGCGGGGCGATGTGGTCAAGGCCTGCGTCGAGCCCTTGAAGTCCATCGAGGGAGTCAAGCTCCTCGACTACTCCTCCGACCCGGATCACAATCGCTCGGTCATCACCTGCGTGGGCGATCCGAAGGGGCTCAAAGAGGCTACACTGGCTCTCTACGCCAGGGCCGTCGAGCTCATAGACATGAATCAGCACTCGGGCGAGCACTCGCGCATCGGCGCGGTGGACGTCTGCCCCTACGTTCCGGTGCGCGACGCGCAGATGTCGGACTGCGACGCCCTGGCCAAGGAATGCGCCCGGGCCGTGGCGGAAAAGTTCAATCTGCCGGTGTACCTCTACCGCGAATCGGCGACGGCCCCGCACCGCCAGAGCCAATCCGACATCCGCAAGGGTGAGTACGAGGGCCTGTCCGCGAAGCTGCGGGATCCCCTGTGGAAGCCCGATTTCGGTCCGGACAAGCCGCACCCCACTGCCGGCGCGACCATCATAGGTGCCCGGCCCTTCCTCATCGCCTTCAACGTCAACCTGGGAACCACCGACGTCGGGATAGGCAAGCGCATCGCCAAGGCCATCCGCGGCTCCTCGGGCGGCTTCATCAACATCCAGGGGGCGGGCTTCTACCTGGAGGACCATGAGGAGGGTCCCGTCGCCATCAAGAGCTACGACGAGCACGGCGCCATGGTCACCCACCAGGGCTCTTTCGCTCGGAAGACGGGCATGGTCCAAATCTCGATGAATTTCCTGGACTACACCAAGACCCCGCTCTTCCGCGTCGTGGAGACCATCCGGCGCGAGGCGGCCCGCTACGGCGTCCCCATCATCCAAACCGAGTTGGTCGGCCTGGCCCCCGCCGACGCCTTCATAGATTCCGCCAAGTGGTACATGCAGGTGGACAACCTGAAAAACACCCAGATAATTGACTTCCAAATCTGATTCCATGAACCCACCCAAGCCACCCTTGGTGACCGTCCGGGACGACGGGTATCCCGACCTGATCGTCCACAACGCCTCGCTGGTCCTGACCTGCGCGGGGAAGGGACCCCGGCGGGGACCGGAGCAGGACGAGCTCCACGCCGTCCCCGATGGGGCCGTGGCCGTCACCGGCAGCCGGATAACGGCCGTGGGCCCCGTGGCCGATATCATGCAGATGGGCGGGGCTCCCACCACCCTCCTCGACGCCCGGGGCGGGATGGTGATGCCGGGTATGGTGGACTCCCACACCCACCCGGTGTACGGAGGTAACCGGGCCGACGAGTTCCTGAAGCGGCTGGCCGGCGCGAGTTACGAGGAGCTGCACGCCGCCGGCGGCGGAATCCAGGCCACCGTGGACGCCACCCGGAAGATGCGCGTGGCCGACCTCGTCGAGAGCGCCCGAGGGCGGCTGTGGAACATGTTCTTCGCCGGGGTGACCACCTTCGAGGCCAAGTCGGGCTACGGTCTCTCCGTGGCCGGCGAGATGACCGTGCTCCAAGCCATCCACGAGCTCGACGCCGAGGGCCCCTGGGAACTGGTGCCGACCTTCCTCGGCGCCCACGCCCTGCCCCGAGAGTACGCCGACGACCGCGCGGGTTACGTGGACCTGGTCTGCGAGAAGATGATCCCCAAGGTGGCTGCGCTGGAGCTAGCCGATTTCTGCGATGTCTTCTGCGAGCGGGGCGCCTTCACCGTGGAGGAGAGCCGCCGCATCCTTCAGGCGGGCCTGGCGCAAGGCCTGGAGCCTAAGGTGCACGCCGACGAGCTCTCCCACTCGGGGGGCACCCGGCTCGGGATCGAGCTCGGCGCCCGCAGCGTGGATCACCTTCCCTTCGTGAGCGACGAGGATATAGCGCTCCTGGGTCAGAGCAAGACCGCGGCCGTCCTTTTGCCCGCGACCACCTTCTTCCTATTCCAGGACCGGTACGCGCCGGGGCGCAGGCTGGTGGATGCCGGGGCCGTCGTCGCCCTGGCCTCGGACCACAACCCCGGCTCCTCCCACACCCTTTCCATGGGGCGGGTCATCGAGCTCGGGGTGATGCGGTGCGGCCTGACGGTGCGCGAGGCGCTCAACGCCGTCACGGTGAACGCCGCCTACGCCTTGGGCCGTGAGAAAGAGTTGGGCAGCCTCGAACCGGGCAAGCAGGCCGATCTCATCATCCTGAACGTGAGCACGCCCGAGGAGCTCATCTACGCCTGGGGCGTCAACCACGTGGTCGCCGTCATCAAGCGGGGTAGGCTGATAGACCGGCGCCGGCAGCCCAACGACAGCCGGCCCAAGAAACAACGCTTTTCCGACCTGTTCAGTTGACCGATACCGAGCGGTCTGCGTGGGCGCTCCCCATCCCCCCGTTACGCGAAGGAGCGACGGATGCTGACGGACCTCACCATCACGGACTTCCTGAAAAAGCTCGGCAGCCAGGAACCGGCCCCTGGGGGAGGTTCCTCGGCGGCTTTGGCGGCCAGCCTGGGGGCGAACCTCCTCTCCATGGTCTGCCAGTTGACCGCGGGGAAGAAGGGTTACGAGGAGTACTGGGACGAGTGCAAGGGGGAGAACGCCGGGATTGCCGAGACCGCCGACCGGCTCCGTGTGCTGATTGACGAGGACACCGAGGCGTTCAACGCCCTGATGGCCTCCTTCAAGCTGCCCAAGGAGAGTCCCGAGGAGATGAAGGCCCGCAATAAGGAGATTCAGAAGTGCACGAAGCGGGCCATCGAGGTGCCCCTCGAGGTGGCCCGGCTGAGCCGCCGCCTTCTCACCAAGGCGCCCCGGATGGCGCTCATCGGGAACCAGAACGCCATCAGCGACATCGGGGTAGGCGCGCTGCTTTTGACCGTCGGAATAAACGGGGCGATTCTCAACGTGGAGATAAACCTCGGCGGAATCAAGGACGAGGGGTTCGTGCGAGAGATGAGGGACGCTATCAAGAACCTCCTCGAGGGGGTTCCCACCGATCTCAACGCCGCCATGGCCAAGGTTCACGAGCGGCTCTAGGTCCAGTTGCGCGAGCTAATCCTCTTACGACACGCCGAAACGGTGGCCAACGAGCGGGGTATCCTCCAGGGTCGGACGGACTACCCCCTTTCCGCGCGCGGCGTCCGGCAGGCCCGGGCCCTGGCCAACGTGCTGGTAAATCTCGGCGTTGACGCAGTTTACGCCTCGCCGGCCGGGAGGGTGGCGGCGACGCTGGCCCCCGCCTTCGAGCGGGGATTTCTACGTCCCGTGATACTCCCCGAGTTGGACGAGATAGACCTGGGAGCGTCGGCGAACCTGACATACGGCGACTTTCAGGCGCGGTCTCTACCCGAGATAGACCTTGATGTGTACCGCCGGGGAGAGTACCGCTTCCCGGGGGGCGAATCCCGTCGGGACCTGTTCGATCGGGCCTCGGTCGCGGCGGAAAAGATTGTCGGCGAGGGGTGGACCCGGGCCCTCGTCGCCGCCCACGGGGGCATCCTCTCCCAGTTCATCGCCAGGGTTCTGGGCGTCCCTTTCGACGGCTGGGTCAGGTTTAGTCTGGACAACGCCTCCCTCGCCAAGGTCGTTTGGCCCGATGAGCGCCCCAGCCTCGCTTTTTTCAACGACCGCGAGCATCTTCCCCCCGAGCTCCGCTCGGACCCCTTCCCACCCCTCTTCCCTAAAGGTTGAACGTGGAGTTCGACCGCGGGCAGCTCAAGCGCGATCTCAACCTCTGCACCTGGGAAGGCTGCCTGGCCCAGTTCCACTCCTCCATAGTCGCCGGCGTCGTCCTGACCGGGTTCGCCATCAAGCTGGGGGCCGACGAGCTTCTGCTCGGCCTTTTGGGCTCCCTGCCCTTTCTGTTCCGGCCCCTCCAGCTCTTCTCGGCCTACCTCATCTCCCGGGGCGTGCGGCACCGGCCGATTTTCATCTGGACCTCCGTCGTGCACCGGATAACGTGGGTCGTTCCGGCGGTGCTCCTCTTCCTGCCCATGGACTCGGGCTCCCGCCTCACGCTTCTCCTCTTCACCGCGGCCGTCAGCTACGCCTTTGCGGCGCCCCTGGAAAACGCCTGGGTTTCCTGGTCCGCCGATTTCGTCCCGGTCACCATCCGGGGGAGGTACTTCGGCACCCGCAACATCTTCACCGGGGCCACGGGGGTCGCGGCCGGTCTGGGCGCCGCGGGGCTCGTGGACCTTTTGGGTGAGGGCAACCTCGCCCTCGGGCACCTCATCGTTTTCGGCGCCGCGGTGGTGGCCGGCTCCCTGAGCGTCTACCTCCTCTCCATCTACCCGCCCTCCCCACGGATGAATCGGAACGAGTTCAACATCTTACAGGGGCTGCGGGACGCCGTGGACAACGACAATCTGCGGCGGTTCCTCTTCGCCCTCGTGTGCTGGAACTTCGCCATCGGCATCGGCGGCCCATTCTTTCTGCCACACGCCCTGAACTACCTCCGGTTTTCCTATACCACCATCCAGCTGTACGGCGTCATCGTGACGGTGGCGGTCCTGGTCACCAACCGGTTCTGGGGCCGGGCGATGGACCGCTTCGGTGCCCGGGCGGTCCTGGCGACCTGCGGGGTCGTGCTGGGTCTCTTCCCGCTGGTCTGGAGCGCGACCGGACCGGGTTTCAGTTGGCCCGTGTGGCCCGAGGCTGTCCTGTCGGGGGCGTTCTGGTCGGCGATGAACCTGGCGGTCTTCGCCGCTCCACTGGCCATCGCGACGAAGAAGAGCCGTCCCTACGCTATCGCCCTGGTGGCGGTGCTCTCCGGCCTGGCGTATTTCGGAGGTTCGATGACGGGCGGCGCCGTGGCGAAGGTGATCGGCGGCACCGTGCCCCTCGCCGG
Proteins encoded in this window:
- the ftcD gene encoding glutamate formimidoyltransferase produces the protein MAALIEWVPNISEGRRGDVVKACVEPLKSIEGVKLLDYSSDPDHNRSVITCVGDPKGLKEATLALYARAVELIDMNQHSGEHSRIGAVDVCPYVPVRDAQMSDCDALAKECARAVAEKFNLPVYLYRESATAPHRQSQSDIRKGEYEGLSAKLRDPLWKPDFGPDKPHPTAGATIIGARPFLIAFNVNLGTTDVGIGKRIAKAIRGSSGGFINIQGAGFYLEDHEEGPVAIKSYDEHGAMVTHQGSFARKTGMVQISMNFLDYTKTPLFRVVETIRREAARYGVPIIQTELVGLAPADAFIDSAKWYMQVDNLKNTQIIDFQI
- the hutI gene encoding imidazolonepropionase, whose translation is MNPPKPPLVTVRDDGYPDLIVHNASLVLTCAGKGPRRGPEQDELHAVPDGAVAVTGSRITAVGPVADIMQMGGAPTTLLDARGGMVMPGMVDSHTHPVYGGNRADEFLKRLAGASYEELHAAGGGIQATVDATRKMRVADLVESARGRLWNMFFAGVTTFEAKSGYGLSVAGEMTVLQAIHELDAEGPWELVPTFLGAHALPREYADDRAGYVDLVCEKMIPKVAALELADFCDVFCERGAFTVEESRRILQAGLAQGLEPKVHADELSHSGGTRLGIELGARSVDHLPFVSDEDIALLGQSKTAAVLLPATTFFLFQDRYAPGRRLVDAGAVVALASDHNPGSSHTLSMGRVIELGVMRCGLTVREALNAVTVNAAYALGREKELGSLEPGKQADLIILNVSTPEELIYAWGVNHVVAVIKRGRLIDRRRQPNDSRPKKQRFSDLFS
- a CDS encoding cyclodeaminase/cyclohydrolase family protein, yielding MLTDLTITDFLKKLGSQEPAPGGGSSAALAASLGANLLSMVCQLTAGKKGYEEYWDECKGENAGIAETADRLRVLIDEDTEAFNALMASFKLPKESPEEMKARNKEIQKCTKRAIEVPLEVARLSRRLLTKAPRMALIGNQNAISDIGVGALLLTVGINGAILNVEINLGGIKDEGFVREMRDAIKNLLEGVPTDLNAAMAKVHERL
- a CDS encoding histidine phosphatase family protein, whose translation is MRELILLRHAETVANERGILQGRTDYPLSARGVRQARALANVLVNLGVDAVYASPAGRVAATLAPAFERGFLRPVILPELDEIDLGASANLTYGDFQARSLPEIDLDVYRRGEYRFPGGESRRDLFDRASVAAEKIVGEGWTRALVAAHGGILSQFIARVLGVPFDGWVRFSLDNASLAKVVWPDERPSLAFFNDREHLPPELRSDPFPPLFPKG
- a CDS encoding MFS transporter gives rise to the protein MEFDRGQLKRDLNLCTWEGCLAQFHSSIVAGVVLTGFAIKLGADELLLGLLGSLPFLFRPLQLFSAYLISRGVRHRPIFIWTSVVHRITWVVPAVLLFLPMDSGSRLTLLLFTAAVSYAFAAPLENAWVSWSADFVPVTIRGRYFGTRNIFTGATGVAAGLGAAGLVDLLGEGNLALGHLIVFGAAVVAGSLSVYLLSIYPPSPRMNRNEFNILQGLRDAVDNDNLRRFLFALVCWNFAIGIGGPFFLPHALNYLRFSYTTIQLYGVIVTVAVLVTNRFWGRAMDRFGARAVLATCGVVLGLFPLVWSATGPGFSWPVWPEAVLSGAFWSAMNLAVFAAPLAIATKKSRPYAIALVAVLSGLAYFGGSMTGGAVAKVIGGTVPLAGGWPTGYQLVFVISGVLRVAAALLFLRMSKRTDSYVQPLVSHLGETGFKRPVNWIRGLFRLNSGRG